GTCTGCTGAcgccagcagcacagcaaggatCGCCTTGAGCAGAGCAATGCTGAAGGAGATACAGACTGGGTGATCCAAGCAGAGACATCAGAGTCTCAGCTAGTCTTAACTACCTACTCCTGATTGCCGTGTTTCTCAGCCCACTCTTACGGCTCTGCTGCGCCCACCTGACTGAGATGGGCTTCATATGGTTTTACCTGAACACGATAACTGCTTCCCCTAAAAGACATTTACGAGTGGACTAATCACATGCTGTGAAAAGGGCCACAGAGGAAGAGATGTTGTCACAAGAGCTGTACAGGGGTGATTTGGCACCTGTGTCTGCATGCCAAGAGTGCAGAGAGCGTGGAGGAGAGGGGCATGCTGCTGCAAAGTCCAATAAACCTGTTGATTTGCAGCCCACTCCCATATGATGCAGCAGCTACCACGGCATGTAGAATGAGCATGTCTCACAGCTGGGCCTTTTTTTTCAACTCAGCTCCTTGACAGCAGTGCTCAAGCTGGAGTGCAATGCTGTCACGAGACAGCAAGCACCTCCTGTGCATCCCCAAATCTCCCGCTGCTCCTTTGAAGTGCGTTAACTGAGTGTCCAGCACTGCCAGCTATTTGAAGAGTGGCTGTGTCTTTGCGACTTCTTGCAAAACCATTGCATAAGATGAAGCAAAGTCTGCTGTCCTTCTAGCACACTGTAATCATTGACTTGTGTCAAAAGGGCTGGCTTCCCTCCCAACTTCTTCTGCCTTGGAGCCAAACCACTGTTCCAGTTTTTGATGCAAATCCTGAGAATtatttagcagcagcagctctttttcAAAAGCCAACGACACCCGTGCATTTTTGCCTAAAGGAAACATTGTTCTTTCTGGACAacttttcctccattttcctCTAAGGCAGCACTGGGAGATCTCAGGACTGTGTCTCTAAAATATTCATGTGACAGCTATTCATTATTCATGTAGGCTCATAATGCTCGATTCAGCGGTACTGCCAGCCTCAGCCTGACAAGCAGACCCATTAAGAAACCCTGCCACAGCACCCCTGCAAGAACACCAAGACAATTTTGCTCTGTGCACAACTGCAGCTGCTCGAACCCCCTTCTTTCCAGCCGTACTCAGAAGCATGCTGACACCGAAGGAAAAGGGGAGCCTGCTCCACAAGCTCCCCCATCTTTTGGTGAAGGTCTCAGTCCCCTCTAAGAAGAGCTGCACCCTGGGGAGGCTCTGAAGCAGGGCTGCCTGGCTAAGGCTGAGCCCTGAGAAGGCACAGACCCTGCCGGGGCCCTCGGGCGAGTTTTTTAGACTCTGCTTCTTCCACCAGCTCTATGAAGATAAAATCGCTTCCCTGCCTGGCCGGGTGGGGGAAGGTTAATTAGAGAGAGCTGCCTGCCTCTTTGAAGGTGCAAAGCGCTGAGCAGGGAGCCGGCAGGGGATTTCTCCAGCTCCCCATGTGCCGGCTCTGCCTGGGCAGGCTCATCCCTGCTGcccgctgctgcctgcagcagctccccctCCACACAGGCACTGATGGCCCTGTGGTGGCAGCTCCCAGGATAGGGTGTCGAGCAGAGAATGCCACCCCAACACCATCTCCCTGTCCCTTGCCTGGCAGCATGGCAGGCAGAAAGgtggctggcacagccccactgGCCTGGTGAGCCCCGCCAAGGGTGCCATGACCCCCAGGGGAGGGATATGCACCCCTGGCTGCCGGCTGCCCTTCTAATTATAGCTATGGGTGCAGGAAGCACCGGGGCCGCCTGTGCAGGAAGCAGGGTGTGCCGCCCTTGGTGACTGAAAAACAACGGTGGCAGAGGTGTGCCACCACTGCCATagccctgctgagcagcacagccccggccccagggctgcccctgggctgcagcaccccaaGCTGCACTGGCATCACCCTGGGTGCACCCAGGGTCATCACCGCGTGGACCCCCTGCAGTCCTCACACTGTCCCAGCATCACCTGTGCCCCCAGCCTCAACCCCCAagccctgccagggcagagtggccagcaggactaggggCTGCTTCCCTCTggagaggcaggagggcagcaggggcGCATGAGGCATCCATTAAGAGCTGTTAAGGACCCTTGTCCCCAAGCAGGAGACGctgtcccctgccccaccaACTTGTCTTGCAAGAtgcaggcagccatctgcagcCACTGCCAGGGAGACCCAGacagctggcagggctggggccatGGGGCCCCACCTGTCCCCATCAATGGCCCACAGGGCCTGGGTGCCACTCAGCCTTTCCGTTTCATGGAAAATCCTGACAGTTCAGCATTTCCTTTGTCCTGGTTTGGTACAAAGAGTTGAAACTTTGACATTTAGCAAAGTTACAGAGCCTCTGAAGTactgtgttttggaaaatactgaaatgccGGTTTGAAACGTTTCGCTTTGACTGTGTCACTTCGACTGCTGTGGCACAAGCTCTGTTGCTATCTGAAAGCCTGAGATGTCTTCATACACTGACAAAATCAATACAATCCCATTAAGTATTTTGGTCTCGTCATACCAACTTTTCCCAGCACCTTTTCTCGTTACTCTCCCCAACCAGAGACCTGcatcagctccagctccagctgctgggcacAACAGTCAcccccacagcagggctgctctctcTGCAGGGTTTCACCCTCTCCCATGGGGCAGGCCCCTTCATCTCcccacactgcagcagggcATCCTGCAGGGGCAGCCGGGCACCCCCCTCCAGCAGGGGTGGTGGGCAGCTGCCCGCCTGCCTGTGCCCCAGCAGGGCAGTGCACACCCCACAGCCTACGGGCTCCCGGTGGGGTGCAACCGCGGGCTCCAGCACAGACCGGAGCAGCtaggggaggaggaggatggagcaAGGCAGTGAGGAGGGGTCTGCCAAGGGCCAAGTGCAGCGCTCACTGCGCTGCCAGCACTCGGCAGGCTGGGCCGCGGGGAGAGATGGTATCTTACAGACTTTCCCATGCCTCGTACAGGCTTTCCAGGTGCATGCACACAGGCAGGTGATGCTCGGTAGCTGCTGGGGCATTGCATAAATGgagagcaggctgctgtgctTCCCCCAGGCTACAGGACCGTGCAGATAAGCCCCCAGTGTGCCTGTCCTACACAGCacgggtgctgctggcctcacGGGCAGGGAGGGAGCCTTGTGTTCACTGGGAACCAGGCAGCATGCCTGGCCCCCACAGGGCAGACCCCCCTCTCATTGTGCCTCAGCTTCTCCTGGCAGTGAAATACAGACATCCAATGCCACAGGAATAGCCTCAAGCAGTTAAGCAGGTGCCCCAAGCTTAActgggctgctccctgctgacAGACTTCACACAAACACTGCAGCCCAGCATGGGACTAGGAGGGGTCAGCATTTTGCCTGGGAATCGCCATCACAAGCCACCAGGATTTGCAGTGTGCTCTTCTGTTGCTGAAGTGCGTGAACTGAACTTCAGAACTGAAGCAGCCACCACGCTGCAAGAAAGAGATGGTCCTGAAGCCCCTTAATGAAGCAGGGAAGTCTGTGACAGTTTGGCACACCAACTGGGGAGCAAGCGTGGTGAGGAACTGAGCTGAGACAGTTTCCATCCTTCAGCAAGGATGTAACCACAACGCACCTTCCCTGCAGCTTTACTTCCAGGCTGGCCTGGAGGCAGATATGTCAgcggtgctgctgctccctggtcACTGCGTGGAGACCCCAGCGGGTCTCTGGGTGGCTGATAAGGTAACTTCTGCCCCAAGGAGGCAACGCAGAAATGGAAGCGCTGCTGACCTGGGGGCTGGAGATGGCAAGGGTGTCCGAGCTGCTCCTCACCTTATACACCGCTGGGGTAGCAGACAGCCCAAGGGCTGTTGGAGAGACACAGGGCTCAGCAGCCTGTGGGAGCTGTGCAGTGAAAATTTAAGGTCTTCTTTCCTGAACATGGGTCACTTTCATGGGGCTGGCAGACCCCGGCGTGGCTCTGCAAACAGCAATGTGGGAGTCATGATCAGAAGTGTCTGTGTCCCAGTGCCAGCCCCCTGGCATCAACCTCCCTCtggaggcagcgctgcagggagGTGTGTGTGGGTCCTTGCCTGCTCCATCCCCCCTGGAgcaaacacctgcctgcagagccaccagccccagccccaggacagCCACCTCTGCCCActgctggaggcaggcagggctttGGCAAGGCAACTCCCTCTCCCACGGAGAGGCTGCCGTGCCCACGCGTCTCGGAGGAGCAGCCGCGGTTGCTCTCAGCCTtgcagctcccaggcactgTTCAGGGAGGTAGCAGCCACCGCGCACGGGGCAGGTGTGGGTCTGGGGACACCAGCTGGGAGCTGCGGGCTCTCAGCACAGTGGTTCAGCAGGACACCTGGAGGGGAGAGGTAGCTCCGTGGGCACCGTGGGAGGGCCACACCATGTGCGGGTGTCACATGTTACCCTAAGCTGTTGGATTTATTTCATGTGCGCAGCAGCGGCATGTTTTCACCTTGCAAGACAAGAGGagacaaaggaaaagcacaCTGGGTGCTTTTGGAGGTGAAATGAATTACTGTACAATCCAAAGTCTGTCTCTCCCTGGATGGTCCCACAGGCTGGCAGGAGCTATCTGCAACGGGCTGCAGCATGGCACATAGTCCCCCTGCCCTCTGCAGTGACAGCACCACGGGGGTCTCAATGGGTGCCCAGCACTCAGCCTGCATCAGGCCAGGCAGGGCCGAAagcagcccctccccagctgccgCGGGCTGCTGCCGGGCACTGCCGGCTGGGGCAGACCTCAGCCCCTCGCCTGCCCCCCTGCGCACTCCCAGCAGGACTGGGCCCAAGAGGCAGGGGGCTCGGCTCACTGAGCCCAAAGGGGCATCTCAGTGGGTGCTGGGCTTTACAGCAAGGGGCCTGGCCAGCTCGCCCCAGCCACGCAACAGCTCGTGTGCGCTGACCCATGCACGCCCGCCCCATGCAGCTCTCTGGCTGCATTTTTCCCATAGGAAAATGGGAGCATTAATGCATTCCCTTCTCAGGGCCAGTGACGGCCTTCCTAGTGCTGCGAAAGCGCTGCGCTGGAGCCGACGAAGACAGGAAACGCAGCGCGTTACAGCTCCAcacccaccagcagccccgGGAAGCCACAGGTGCGGGCAGGCGTCCCCTGGTACCCGCGGTGGCTGAGCGGCCTCAGGGGAcggcgctgccgccgctgccctCCAGTGAGGGGGGATTTTGACATGTAAGCAAACGGCCAAGTGTTTTTAGTAATTAGACGCACTGTGGTTACTTGCAGTTCCTGAGCAATCTGCTAGATGGCATAATGTAATAATAGTAACGGTAATAACGACACCCGGGTTTAATCGATCCAAACACTAGAAATGATTTGTCAAATAATTTAAGCAGGCGTTTACAGATTTTACCGCACGAGTACGTACGGCTCCCCTTTTGTCGAGGGTTTATTCAACCTCTGATGAAGCGCCATCCCCTGCGACCCCGGAATTTCAGTTCTTTCCGGCAGAGGCTATGATACATGGCACGGGAAGCTACAGCAGCGACACCGAGACCAACTTTCTCATTACGTCCGTGACTGTACTCGAGCAACCCCAGCAAGAAATTACAAGACAGCTTCTTGTTACCCGGTTGCTGCATATAAATAAAGGGTGAAGCATTACTCATACATAATAGCTTCTATGCGCCGCAGGCCCTTCGGCTCTCAGAGCCGGCCGAACCGAATCAAAGGGAGGATGATGTTGCAAGAGTGGGACGCCTCCACGGCACGCCCTGGCCGGGCAGGCTGCGGGGGCTTGGGCTCTCCCGGGGGGGGCTCCCGCATCGGCCCCGAAATTTTTATCAGTTTGGGAGGGTTCGAGCTGCCAGAGTGTgtctccccccgcccccggctgCCCCCTCCGCTCTCCCCGCCCCTGCTGCATGCGAGCGCTGTGGCACCCCGGCGCCGCGCCTGGCGGTGGGGACGGCTCCCGCGTGAGCCCCCGGGGGCCGCGCCGTGGGgagccggcggggcggggggcgcaccgcggcccgggccccgctcccccgcgcccccggccgGGGCGGCAGCGGCCGGTGCCCCCGCTGGGGGCCGGAGCCAGCGAGGAGGGGGGCGGGCTGGcaccgccccctgcccgccccctgcccgccccacggcgcggcggggccggggccggggcgccgcggcgggcggcgcagagcggcggcggcgggcgggcggcgagCAGCGCGCCGCCGGCTCGGCGGGCCGCGGGCAGCGGGCGCTCCGCCCTCGGTGCGCGGAGCCTCCCCTCTCCGCACCCGCGGAGCGCCGGCGCCCGCCTATATCTACGGCCGCGGCGGCCCGCCGCCCGCAAGGATGTGAGGCGGGCGGGCAgcccagccgccgccgccgtggcATGCCCCCCCGCGCCCGGAGCCGTCGGCGCGGCGCCTAGCCGCGGCTCCGCGGGGCGATGCTGCCCTGGAAGCGGAGCAAGGTGGAGCTGGTGGCGGGCGAGGCGCGGCGGCAGAGCAAGCCCAAGGGGTACGCGGTGAGCGTGCACTACTCGGCGCTCACCTCGCTGGCCCGCGCCTGCCCCGAGAGCGCCCTGCACCGCGTGGGCAGCATGTTCCGCTCCAAGCGGCGGAAATTCCGCGTCACCAGCGAGGACCCCACGTACACCGTGCTCTACCTGGGCAACGCCACCACCATCCAGTCCAAGGGCGAGGGTTGCACCGACCTGGCCGTCTGCAAGATTTGGAGCAAGAGCGAGGCGGGCCGGCAGGGCACCAAGATGAAGCTGACCATCAGCGCGCAGGGCATCCGCATGGCCCACGCCGAGGACAAGGGGCTGCGCCGGCCTGGCCACCTCTACCTGCTGCACCGGGTCACCTACTGCGTGGCCGACCCGCGCCTGCCGCGCGTCTTCGCCTGGATCTACCGCCACGAGCTGAAGCACAAGGCGGTGATGCTGCGCTGCCACGCCGTGCTGGTCTCCAAGCCCGAGAAAGCGAAGGCCATGGCCCTGCTGCTCTACCAGACCTCGGCCACGGCGCTGGCCGAGTTCCGTCGGCTGAAGAAGCGGGACGACGCgcggcaccagcagcagcagctggtgggcGAGCAGAGCATCCCGCTGGTGCCGCTGCGCAAGCTGCTCAACGGGCAGTGCTGCTACAAGCCGCCGGTGGAGCGGAGCCGCAGCGCGCCcaagctgggctccatcacgGAGGACCTGCTGGGcgaggagcaggaggagcggGCCATGCACTGCGACTGCGAGGACATCCTGGAGGCGCTGGGCGAGCCCGAGGGCGAGCTGCTGCGCGCCGGCGCCGGCCGCGGCGAGGGCCCGGAGCTGGGCCAGCTCCTCCGCGATCTGGGCGAGCTCAGCCTGGGCAACGACCTGCGCTCGCTGCGCGCCGACCTCCGCGTCCGCCGGCTGCTCTCCGGCGAGAGCACGGGCAGCGAGTCCTCCCTGGAGAGCAACGGCCCGGACGGCGCCGCCCCGCCCTGCAACGGCGCCGAGCAGCCGCCCCCCGGCGACCCCGAGACCGGCTGAGCGCTCGGCCGCgccgggggggcgcggggcccgAACGGAGCCGCCGGGGCCCCGCCGGGATCGCACGGTCCCCTCCGGGAGCGCGCCGGGGCCCCGCCGGGATCGCACGGCCCCCCCGGGCGCCCTGGTTCCCTGCGCACCCACGCGTCCCGCAGCATCCCGGGGAGCGACCGCCCCTCCCGGTGCCGGTGGCGGCCGGAGCCGGGCCCCAGCCCACCGTGGTCCGAGGAGGGGAGGCGGGCGCCGGCTGTTTACCTCCGGCTCAGCCCTTGAAGATCTGCCAAATTCCTGGAATAGCTTTCCCCGGGGAGGGCAGCGGGAGGGAGGTGTGCGCCTTGTTTACAGTCAGAAATCTCACATCCGAgagggccccccccccccagcgccgTATTCTCCATTAAAGTCACTCCATCGTGCTGTCGTGTCCGAGAGGTTTGCACTGTtgtgaaattctttttttttattattattatttttaagttagACCCTTTTTTTGGGCCCCGGTCCTGTTCCCAGTCTCAATGCTCTAGGtcttttgctgtgcaaaagaAGACTTTACTTGTGGCTGTTCACCTGTACATAGGGAAAtgtatgcaaatacattttgttatttttaagaacacCACCATTGCGATCTCCTCTGTTTGCACATAcgtgaagaaaataaagatgacagtaatttaaaagaaatgggtCACTGTGGCGATTTGgcctctctgtgtgtgcattcCTGTaaggagatgggggggggggggggggaattggAGAGAGATCCCTTGGGATGTGGTGTAGCTGCAGGAGGGCACCGCACAGAAAGGCCCTTCCAAGCACTGAGCGTGATTCCTGAGCCAGCTGGAAATCTTATGCTGTAGGGAAATGCACCGGGCAATTAAGGTCCCCTGAGACGCAGGGGtgaggttttctttctgcagtctACCGACGGGCAGGAACGTGTGCGAAGCCTCGTGTCGAGGCTCTCCTGGCTGGGTCCTAGGCTCCAGGAACCTGGCTGCGCAGCTCggaggctgctgtggggctcgCTGCCCCTTGCCTGGCAGCAAGCttgtgggtgctggcagcaccgCGCAGCCCTCGCAGCGTTTGTATTTGGGTGCTGCCGCTGGTCCCGCTGCAGCTTACAGTGCCAGCCTGAGACACTTTCATAACCTCACCCAGGGTAAGCAGCGCAGTTGATTAGCCATGGGACTGCCGTGGTATTTTTAGCTGTAAATCTGTAAGTGGCAGGCTCCCAGGGCAGTAGAGATGTTCCGGTTTCATTTGTCCCCAAGTGGAGGTATCAATTAAGAGATAATTAATCTGGCATTTCTGATGTCTAAATGTTTTCCACTGTGCCTGTGCTGCAATTGGGTGAGTTGCAAGAATGTCAATGAAAAGCCCAaccagctgctggggcaggccACGCTCCTTGTGCAAGGAGGCAGCCTCCAAACTTGTAAATACCTCATTAAAACAGATTGCAAAATCTTCCACCACACCGACAAGAAGCTTTTACCATTGCCTCAGTGAGTCAGTCTGAGGAGGGAGGATGGTTTGCACGGGAAAGAAAATGGTGAGAGGGGGGAGTCCCTTCAGGACGGGCACCCTCTTGTCCAGGTCACGCTCAGCCTGTGATGGGTAGCGAGATGCAGCAGGTGACAGTGGCTGCAGCTGGATTTCAGCACGCTTAGGCTGGCACTGCTCAGACACAcctctcaaaagaaaaaagccgGCCCTGCTGCTCTTTTTCTGGCCAGGCTCCCTTTGCCTTtcccagggagggaaggggtaGGTGATGAGCGGGGGGAAGGGAGACACCAGGGAAAGCTTATCCCGCAGTGCTTTCCCCAGGGTGGGAGTTGCAAGGCTGCCTTGCCTGCAGCCGGGGGCCTTCAGTGCCCTGGAGATCACAAGTGCTCCAGGTCTGcgcccagggctctgccactgCTTGCTCTCTCCTGGGGTGGAGGGAGCAGGTAGCgcctggagcagggcagtgaTGCAGTACCCCGAGAGCGGGGCGCACTGGGGAGTTCACAGCCCGGTTTGAGCTAACCCCAGCTCCT
This genomic stretch from Falco biarmicus isolate bFalBia1 chromosome 13, bFalBia1.pri, whole genome shotgun sequence harbors:
- the FAM43A gene encoding protein FAM43A, whose protein sequence is MLPWKRSKVELVAGEARRQSKPKGYAVSVHYSALTSLARACPESALHRVGSMFRSKRRKFRVTSEDPTYTVLYLGNATTIQSKGEGCTDLAVCKIWSKSEAGRQGTKMKLTISAQGIRMAHAEDKGLRRPGHLYLLHRVTYCVADPRLPRVFAWIYRHELKHKAVMLRCHAVLVSKPEKAKAMALLLYQTSATALAEFRRLKKRDDARHQQQQLVGEQSIPLVPLRKLLNGQCCYKPPVERSRSAPKLGSITEDLLGEEQEERAMHCDCEDILEALGEPEGELLRAGAGRGEGPELGQLLRDLGELSLGNDLRSLRADLRVRRLLSGESTGSESSLESNGPDGAAPPCNGAEQPPPGDPETG